A part of Candidatus Moraniibacteriota bacterium genomic DNA contains:
- the rdgB gene encoding RdgB/HAM1 family non-canonical purine NTP pyrophosphatase, producing MIHFITGNKNKFEEVKMIFPDVEQLDIDLPEIQEIDTREIIRNKLSEAFRYATGEFIVEDTSLSLECLGGLPGPLIKWFSRTLGNNGLAEIVGKLGNDRAEAKTVIGYARSREEIYFFEGILQGRIVKPRGETAFGWDSIFLADGHKKTFAEMSREEKNAISMRRKTLDKLSEFLRT from the coding sequence AAATGATTTTTCCTGATGTGGAACAATTGGATATTGATCTTCCGGAAATTCAAGAAATTGATACGAGAGAAATAATACGGAATAAGCTATCGGAAGCGTTTCGCTATGCAACTGGAGAGTTCATTGTTGAGGATACCTCTCTTTCTCTCGAGTGCTTAGGCGGGCTGCCCGGACCTCTGATAAAGTGGTTTTCAAGGACTCTCGGAAATAATGGTTTGGCTGAAATTGTCGGAAAGTTGGGGAATGATAGGGCGGAAGCAAAGACGGTTATCGGATATGCGAGGAGTCGTGAGGAAATCTATTTTTTTGAAGGAATACTACAGGGAAGAATAGTGAAACCGAGAGGAGAGACAGCTTTTGGCTGGGATTCGATATTTTTGGCAGATGGTCATAAGAAGACTTTTGCAGAAATGAGTCGCGAAGAGAAAAATGCTATCAGCATGAGAAGAAAGACACTTGATAAATTGAGTGAGTTTTTGAGGACATAG
- a CDS encoding SET domain-containing protein gives MNYRRKQLSAEDIEPVLLRIQPSPKYGGIGVFALRDIKGGTILCDVEKISEEVFVPWEEFAKIDAATRSFMIDFCAEDKDGFYSPIDLNYLTIPGHMNHHCEANVGCDADDNFVAIRDIKRGEEVCLDYAFVISNPAYTMKCACDSKKCRGIVTGNDWKNPAFRKKNSNFLSSNVRKFANK, from the coding sequence ATGAATTATCGCCGAAAACAATTGAGTGCAGAGGATATTGAGCCAGTACTGCTTCGAATACAGCCGTCTCCGAAATACGGTGGCATTGGAGTTTTTGCTCTCCGCGATATTAAAGGGGGTACGATATTATGTGATGTTGAGAAAATTAGCGAGGAAGTTTTCGTCCCCTGGGAAGAATTTGCAAAGATAGATGCGGCTACGCGATCGTTTATGATTGATTTTTGTGCCGAGGACAAGGATGGTTTCTATAGCCCGATTGATCTGAACTATCTCACCATTCCGGGACACATGAATCATCACTGTGAGGCGAATGTAGGATGTGATGCGGACGATAACTTCGTCGCAATACGAGATATCAAGAGGGGAGAAGAAGTGTGTCTTGATTACGCCTTCGTTATATCCAACCCTGCCTATACTATGAAATGCGCATGTGATTCCAAGAAATGTCGAGGGATAGTCACAGGAAATGACTGGAAAAACCCCGCCTTCCGGAAAAAGAATTCCAATTTTCTCTCATCAAATGTGAGGAAATTTGCAAACAAATAA
- a CDS encoding DUF1653 domain-containing protein, protein MNDTLLKLGKYRHYKNNKEYEVIGVAKHSETLENMVVYRALYGSEISSLWVRPLAMFLEEVEVNGKMVPRFELCELA, encoded by the coding sequence ATGAATGATACATTGCTTAAACTTGGGAAATATCGTCATTACAAAAACAACAAAGAGTATGAAGTGATTGGTGTAGCGAAACATAGTGAGACACTTGAGAATATGGTTGTATATCGGGCATTGTACGGAAGTGAGATTTCATCGCTCTGGGTGAGACCGCTCGCTATGTTTTTGGAAGAAGTGGAAGTGAATGGAAAAATGGTTCCAAGATTTGAGTTGTGTGAATTGGCATGA
- a CDS encoding NUDIX domain-containing protein, which yields MTKEVLLHKRDSKTLVNPNKWAFFGGLNETGEAPLQTFLREIKEELDVNLFQDAVSCLCDYFNEELQTHRYIFFVESSLKKSAMNLGEGESFDWISIEKVFEYDLTKKTRMDLKLFLEKLV from the coding sequence GTGACAAAAGAAGTATTACTCCACAAGAGAGATTCAAAAACATTGGTAAACCCGAATAAGTGGGCGTTCTTTGGCGGATTAAATGAAACTGGAGAAGCACCTTTGCAAACATTTTTGCGAGAGATAAAAGAAGAACTGGATGTGAATCTTTTTCAGGATGCCGTTAGCTGTCTCTGTGATTATTTCAATGAGGAATTACAAACTCATCGATACATATTTTTTGTAGAGAGCTCTTTGAAGAAATCAGCGATGAATCTTGGCGAAGGAGAAAGTTTCGATTGGATTTCGATTGAGAAAGTTTTTGAATATGACCTTACTAAGAAAACGAGAATGGACTTGAAATTATTTCTTGAAAAACTTGTTTGA
- a CDS encoding class IV adenylate cyclase — MSSIINIEIKAKCANQETIRRILKDSGADFKGTDHQIDTYFKVPNGRLKLREGNIENHLIFYNRIETKGLKESSILLYDSTPGSTLKEILSKSLGILAVVDKRREIYFIENVKFHLDRVEGLGTFAEVEAIDIDGSISKEQLSEQCDRYMKLFGIQKDDLIAASYSDLILQS; from the coding sequence ATGAGCTCTATTATCAACATCGAAATAAAAGCGAAGTGCGCGAACCAAGAAACAATTCGGAGAATTTTGAAAGACAGCGGCGCTGACTTTAAGGGAACTGATCATCAGATTGATACGTATTTCAAAGTGCCGAATGGGCGATTGAAGTTGCGTGAGGGGAATATAGAGAATCATCTCATTTTCTATAATCGCATAGAGACGAAAGGACTCAAGGAATCATCGATACTGCTCTATGACTCAACGCCAGGGTCGACGTTGAAGGAAATCCTTTCGAAATCGCTCGGTATTCTTGCTGTCGTAGATAAGCGGCGGGAGATATACTTTATCGAGAATGTAAAGTTTCATCTCGACCGTGTAGAAGGACTGGGTACGTTTGCCGAGGTAGAAGCAATTGATATTGATGGATCAATCAGTAAGGAGCAACTTTCGGAACAATGCGATCGATACATGAAGCTCTTCGGTATACAAAAAGACGACCTTATTGCCGCATCGTATAGTGATTTAATTTTGCAGTCGTGA
- the prfB gene encoding peptide chain release factor 2 → MCGTLFDVAGKSQRIVELERVSQAENFWGDAQEAGRVMKELERLREERALFDRLSKELDDIRELSAMELEGQEAEDVASQYTRVSEEIEALEFKTRLGGPYDSHDAILAIKSGAGGVDAQDWAEMLLRMYLRWAERRGFVASVFEESRGNEAGIKSVSVKIEGEYAFGYLRSEMGTHRLVRLSPFNADNLRQTSFASVEVLPVLSAKEGTEIKPEDLEVDTYRSSGAGGQNVNKTETAVRIRHVPTGIVVSCQTERSQLQNRENALTMLRAKLEQLRLQEEEDEKRALRGEQKSADFGSQIRSYVLHPYTLVKDHRTKYETPQVHEVLDGKLDEFMEAFLKTQSRE, encoded by the coding sequence ATCTGCGGGACTCTCTTTGATGTGGCGGGGAAGTCACAAAGAATTGTTGAGCTGGAGAGAGTGTCGCAGGCGGAGAATTTCTGGGGGGATGCGCAGGAAGCGGGGCGCGTGATGAAAGAACTTGAGAGGCTTCGCGAGGAGCGCGCGCTTTTCGATCGACTCTCGAAAGAGCTCGACGATATCCGAGAGCTTTCTGCGATGGAACTCGAGGGGCAGGAAGCAGAGGATGTCGCGTCGCAGTATACGCGGGTTTCCGAGGAAATTGAGGCGCTCGAGTTCAAGACGCGTCTTGGTGGTCCATATGACAGTCACGATGCTATACTTGCTATCAAGAGTGGCGCGGGCGGTGTGGATGCACAAGACTGGGCGGAAATGCTCCTTCGCATGTATCTGCGATGGGCAGAACGTCGAGGATTTGTCGCGAGTGTTTTCGAAGAGTCGAGAGGAAACGAGGCGGGTATCAAGAGTGTGTCGGTCAAGATAGAAGGAGAATACGCATTTGGGTATCTTCGCAGTGAAATGGGTACCCATCGATTGGTCAGACTCTCTCCGTTTAATGCAGACAATTTGCGGCAGACGTCGTTTGCCTCGGTGGAAGTTCTGCCGGTTCTCTCGGCGAAAGAGGGAACAGAGATAAAGCCGGAGGATCTCGAGGTGGATACCTATCGATCGTCCGGTGCGGGCGGGCAAAATGTCAACAAGACCGAAACCGCTGTCCGTATCCGACATGTTCCGACGGGTATCGTGGTGTCGTGTCAGACCGAGCGTTCGCAATTGCAAAATCGTGAGAATGCTCTCACTATGCTTCGCGCCAAACTCGAACAGCTGAGACTCCAGGAGGAAGAAGATGAAAAACGCGCGCTTCGCGGTGAACAGAAAAGTGCCGACTTTGGAAGTCAGATTCGCTCTTATGTCTTGCATCCTTACACGTTGGTCAAGGATCACCGGACGAAATATGAAACACCGCAAGTGCACGAAGTTCTCGATGGCAAACTTGATGAATTTATGGAAGCCTTTCTTAAGACACAGAGTAGGGAATAA
- the ftsE gene encoding cell division ATP-binding protein FtsE, translating into MIRFENVTKIYPGDVSVLQDINLLIEPGEFVSFVGASGAGKSTLLKLIYAEEEPTAGEIFFGERSIGTIKRRLLPYYRRNFGTVFQDFKLLSQRTVFENIAYALEVDGKSAAEIAEEVPQILDIVRLTQKADKYPKQLSGGEQQRVSLARALVHRPSVLIADEPTGNLDPASAQDIIRLLLEINNMGTIVLLATHNKPIVDGLQKRVVTLANGAVLRDEKQGKYIV; encoded by the coding sequence ATGATTCGTTTTGAAAATGTTACGAAGATCTATCCCGGCGATGTTTCTGTTTTGCAGGACATTAATTTGCTTATTGAGCCGGGGGAATTTGTGTCGTTTGTGGGCGCGAGCGGAGCAGGGAAGTCGACGCTCCTCAAGCTTATCTATGCCGAGGAAGAGCCGACGGCGGGAGAGATATTCTTTGGCGAGCGCTCCATTGGCACCATCAAGCGGCGGCTCTTGCCGTACTACCGGCGCAATTTTGGCACGGTGTTTCAAGACTTCAAGCTTCTCTCTCAGCGCACTGTTTTCGAGAACATCGCCTATGCACTCGAGGTTGATGGGAAAAGTGCGGCGGAAATTGCCGAGGAGGTGCCACAGATACTCGATATCGTGCGTCTCACGCAGAAAGCGGACAAGTATCCCAAGCAACTCTCCGGCGGTGAGCAGCAGCGCGTTTCTTTGGCACGGGCGCTCGTGCATCGCCCGTCTGTCCTCATTGCCGATGAGCCGACGGGGAATCTCGATCCCGCTTCCGCCCAAGATATTATCCGGCTCTTGCTTGAAATAAATAACATGGGAACAATCGTGCTTCTCGCGACGCATAACAAGCCGATTGTCGATGGTCTCCAGAAACGTGTCGTGACACTCGCAAATGGTGCGGTTTTGCGTGATGAGAAGCAGGGGAAATATATTGTCTGA
- a CDS encoding ABC transporter permease yields MPKGIKLVRAIREGVRSFVRSGWLSVSAILTIALALFIIGLAGVEALATRSILQNLEAKMDITVSFNADVSEDRILAIKSELEKYREVQSVAYTSSEEALKKFRAQSEASGNKDVIDQALQEIGENPLFASLSIKAQSPEQYKTINDAIESASFQGDIFRVNYRENESIINQLTAINREVVRQGTVLGVIFLLIAFLVTFNTIRLTMYARRDDFEVMRLVGASNLYVRTPSVVEGILYGSIAAMVSMLFLYLYIGFQRINPFSKSLIEGAGLMGSFVHNILWIFSGLLVLGITIGLMSGFLAVRRYMKI; encoded by the coding sequence ATGCCAAAAGGAATCAAACTTGTTCGAGCGATTCGCGAGGGAGTACGGAGCTTTGTCCGTAGTGGCTGGCTGTCTGTCTCGGCGATTCTCACTATCGCTCTTGCACTCTTCATCATCGGACTTGCCGGTGTCGAGGCACTCGCAACGCGCTCTATACTTCAGAATTTGGAAGCGAAGATGGACATTACCGTCTCATTCAATGCGGACGTGAGCGAAGATCGCATTCTCGCTATCAAGTCTGAGTTGGAGAAATATCGCGAGGTGCAGTCTGTCGCCTATACGTCGAGTGAAGAAGCATTGAAGAAGTTTCGTGCGCAGAGTGAGGCGTCCGGAAACAAGGACGTGATAGACCAAGCACTCCAAGAAATCGGCGAAAATCCGCTCTTTGCATCACTTTCAATTAAGGCGCAGTCGCCCGAACAATACAAAACGATTAATGATGCTATCGAGTCTGCTTCATTTCAAGGAGATATTTTCCGTGTCAATTATCGCGAGAACGAATCTATCATCAATCAGCTCACCGCTATCAATCGCGAAGTCGTGCGGCAGGGGACGGTGCTCGGTGTTATTTTCCTCCTCATCGCCTTTTTGGTGACGTTTAATACTATCCGCCTTACCATGTATGCGCGCCGCGATGATTTCGAAGTGATGCGACTTGTCGGCGCGTCAAACCTCTATGTCCGCACGCCATCCGTCGTTGAGGGCATTCTCTATGGGAGTATTGCTGCGATGGTCTCAATGCTTTTCCTCTATCTCTATATCGGATTCCAACGAATAAACCCGTTCTCAAAAAGTCTCATCGAAGGCGCCGGCCTCATGGGTTCTTTCGTCCACAATATCCTCTGGATATTCTCGGGACTCCTCGTGCTTGGCATCACTATTGGCCTCATGAGCGGTTTCCTCGCGGTGCGTCGCTATATGAAGATATAG
- a CDS encoding NUDIX domain-containing protein, protein MREKILQLIQGIQPVDEFERTHQEDALRWIESGVEIFRIEKPDKPPKHLVSYFVVVDIGNKSILLVDHIKAELWLPAGGHIEKGEHPKTTVEREALEELNIQSKFLSEEPFFITITTTVGKTAGHVDVSLWYILTANVEDPIRYDSGEFNGYKWWTFDEILNSDIRSFDPHMHRLTHKLKTCLGT, encoded by the coding sequence ATGCGAGAAAAAATCCTCCAGCTAATACAAGGAATCCAGCCTGTAGATGAGTTTGAAAGAACTCATCAAGAGGATGCTTTGAGATGGATTGAAAGCGGTGTAGAAATATTTCGAATTGAAAAACCTGACAAGCCACCGAAACATCTTGTCTCTTATTTTGTTGTGGTGGACATTGGCAATAAGTCAATCCTTCTTGTAGATCACATAAAAGCCGAGCTCTGGCTTCCTGCTGGTGGACACATCGAAAAAGGAGAACATCCCAAAACTACTGTAGAAAGAGAAGCATTGGAAGAACTCAATATCCAATCCAAGTTTCTTAGTGAAGAACCTTTCTTTATAACAATTACCACAACCGTTGGGAAAACTGCAGGACATGTAGATGTTAGTCTATGGTATATCCTAACGGCAAATGTCGAAGATCCTATCCGGTATGATTCTGGTGAATTCAACGGATACAAATGGTGGACATTTGATGAAATTTTAAATAGTGATATCCGATCTTTTGATCCGCACATGCACCGACTAACTCATAAATTAAAGA